Proteins found in one Sphingomonas sp. SORGH_AS_0879 genomic segment:
- a CDS encoding reverse transcriptase-like protein → MKIFFDGGHRPSGMEWAVVLGGRTHIARDLGPGSSMTAEWLALIAAMRAAREAGLDDVLLLGDAAAVIAQAMGKVRVPPAHREHFALWSTLPRPPRFRLRHIKRTQNLAGIALARQPLRHQIPPLQGEGDHA, encoded by the coding sequence GTGAAGATCTTCTTCGACGGCGGCCACCGCCCCTCCGGCATGGAATGGGCGGTGGTGCTGGGAGGGCGCACCCATATAGCCCGTGACCTGGGACCGGGCAGCAGCATGACCGCCGAGTGGCTGGCGCTGATCGCGGCCATGCGGGCGGCGCGGGAGGCGGGGCTGGACGATGTCCTTCTGCTGGGCGACGCGGCGGCGGTGATCGCGCAGGCCATGGGCAAGGTGCGGGTGCCGCCCGCTCATCGGGAGCATTTCGCGCTCTGGTCCACGCTTCCCCGCCCGCCGCGCTTCCGGCTGCGTCACATCAAGCGCACCCAGAATCTCGCCGGGATCGCCTTGGCAAGACAGCCGCTCCGCCACCAAATTCCTCCCCTGCAAGGAGAGGGGGACCATGCCTAG
- a CDS encoding GNAT family N-acetyltransferase has product MLIRPAVERDAPALSRVLLDIIALTGRMRPHDPDFTLSHYIANRDSIRCSVALDAEGMVMGFQSLVRAVPGNRYDVPEGWGIIGTHISPRAHRRGVGTALFAATRPAAVAAGLPRIDAYIGADNAMGLRYYEAMGFRTWRESDGIVQKMLVITPDD; this is encoded by the coding sequence ATGCTGATCCGCCCGGCCGTCGAACGGGATGCACCGGCGTTGAGCCGCGTCCTGCTCGACATCATCGCGCTTACCGGTCGGATGCGTCCGCACGATCCGGACTTCACCCTGTCGCACTATATCGCGAACCGCGACAGCATCCGGTGCAGCGTCGCCCTCGACGCCGAGGGTATGGTCATGGGCTTTCAGTCGCTGGTCCGCGCGGTGCCCGGCAATCGCTATGACGTGCCCGAGGGTTGGGGGATCATCGGCACCCATATCAGCCCGCGCGCGCATCGCAGGGGCGTGGGCACCGCGCTGTTCGCGGCGACGCGGCCCGCGGCGGTCGCGGCGGGCCTGCCCCGGATCGACGCCTATATCGGTGCCGACAATGCGATGGGTTTGCGCTATTACGAAGCCATGGGTTTTCGCACCTGGCGCGAAAGCGACGGCATCGTGCAAAAGATGCTGGTCATCACGCCCGACGACTGA
- a CDS encoding alpha-ketoacid dehydrogenase subunit beta, whose protein sequence is MNMIQAINSAMDVVMARDPDVVVMGEDVGYFGGVFRATAGLQKKYGKTRVFDTPITECGIIGVAVGMGAYGLRPVPEIQFADYIYPALDQLVSEAARLRYRSAGEFTAPITVRSPFGGGIFGGQTHSQSPEGIFTHVSGIKTVIPATPYDAKGLLIAAIEDNDPVLFFEPKRIYNGPFNGHWDRPAENWSKHPGGAVPTGYYKVPLGKATTVRAGEAVTILCYGTMVHVCAAVVAEMGVDAEILDLRTLIPLDIESIEESVKKTGRCMIVHEATRTAGFGAELSALVQERCFYHLEAPIARVTGFDTPYPHSLEWAYFPGPVRIGQALKTLLKDA, encoded by the coding sequence ATGAACATGATCCAGGCGATCAACTCCGCCATGGACGTGGTCATGGCGCGCGACCCGGATGTGGTCGTGATGGGCGAGGATGTCGGCTATTTCGGCGGCGTCTTCCGCGCGACTGCGGGCCTCCAGAAGAAATATGGCAAGACCCGCGTGTTCGACACGCCGATCACCGAATGCGGCATCATCGGCGTCGCGGTCGGCATGGGCGCGTACGGCCTGCGACCGGTGCCGGAGATTCAGTTCGCCGACTATATCTACCCCGCGCTCGACCAGTTGGTCAGCGAGGCGGCGCGGCTGCGCTATCGCTCGGCGGGCGAGTTCACCGCGCCGATCACGGTGCGCTCGCCCTTCGGTGGCGGCATCTTCGGCGGGCAGACGCACAGCCAGTCGCCGGAGGGCATCTTCACCCATGTCTCCGGGATAAAGACGGTGATCCCGGCCACGCCCTATGACGCCAAGGGCCTGTTGATCGCCGCGATCGAGGACAATGACCCCGTCCTCTTCTTCGAGCCCAAGCGCATCTATAACGGCCCGTTCAACGGCCATTGGGATCGCCCGGCCGAGAACTGGTCGAAGCATCCCGGTGGCGCGGTGCCGACCGGCTATTACAAAGTCCCGCTCGGCAAGGCGACGACGGTGCGCGCGGGCGAGGCGGTGACGATCCTCTGCTATGGCACGATGGTCCATGTCTGCGCCGCCGTGGTCGCGGAGATGGGCGTCGACGCCGAAATCCTCGACCTGCGCACGCTGATCCCGCTCGACATCGAGTCGATCGAGGAATCGGTGAAGAAGACCGGACGCTGCATGATCGTGCACGAGGCGACGCGCACGGCGGGCTTCGGCGCGGAGCTGTCCGCGCTGGTCCAGGAGCGCTGCTTCTATCACCTCGAAGCGCCGATCGCGCGCGTGACCGGCTTCGACACGCCCTATCCGCACAGCCTGGAATGGGCCTATTTCCCCGGCCCGGTCCGCATCGGCCAGGCGCTCAAGACCCTGTTGAAGGACGCCTGA
- a CDS encoding 3-methyl-2-oxobutanoate dehydrogenase (2-methylpropanoyl-transferring) subunit alpha, which yields MAVPPEGISRANLAPLQLHVPEPKFRPGDAVDFAGVEVPPAGAQRRPDTAAPADSFHELAYTLIRVLDDEGRAVGPWDPKLSPDRLRRMLRHMVLLRAFDERMFRAQRQGKTSFYMKALGEEAVAVAAAHALDHEDMCFPSYRQQGLLIARDWPLVDMMNQIYSNSADRLGGKQLPIMYSAKEAGFFSISGNLTTQYPQAVGWAMASAAKGDTRIAAVWCGEGSTAEGDFHSACTFAAVYRAPVVMNVVNNQWAISSFSGFAGAEATTFAARAIGYGLAGLRVDGNDALAVYAATQWAAERARTNQGATLIEHFTYRTEGHSTSDDPTQYRSAGEPTAWPLGDPIRRLKDHLIGLGEWDEDRHAAQDREVAEQVRAAQKAAEANGILGHGLHQPLDSMFDGVFEEMPWHLREQRQQMLDEERASGRPWARK from the coding sequence ATGGCCGTGCCGCCAGAAGGCATTTCGCGCGCCAACCTGGCCCCGTTGCAACTGCACGTGCCCGAGCCGAAATTCCGGCCGGGCGATGCGGTCGACTTCGCCGGGGTGGAGGTTCCGCCCGCCGGTGCCCAGCGCCGCCCGGACACCGCCGCGCCTGCCGACAGCTTCCACGAACTCGCCTACACGCTGATCCGCGTGCTCGATGACGAGGGCCGCGCGGTCGGCCCTTGGGATCCCAAGCTCTCGCCCGATCGGCTCCGCCGGATGCTGCGCCACATGGTGCTGCTCCGCGCCTTTGACGAGCGCATGTTCCGCGCCCAGCGTCAGGGCAAGACCAGCTTCTACATGAAGGCGCTGGGCGAGGAGGCGGTCGCCGTCGCCGCCGCCCATGCGCTGGATCATGAGGATATGTGCTTCCCCTCCTATCGCCAGCAGGGGCTGTTGATCGCGCGCGACTGGCCGCTGGTCGACATGATGAACCAGATCTATTCCAACAGCGCGGACCGGCTGGGGGGCAAGCAATTGCCCATCATGTATTCCGCGAAAGAGGCCGGGTTCTTCTCGATCTCGGGCAATCTGACGACGCAGTATCCGCAGGCGGTGGGCTGGGCGATGGCCTCGGCCGCGAAGGGCGATACGCGGATCGCGGCGGTGTGGTGCGGCGAGGGCTCGACGGCGGAGGGCGACTTCCACTCGGCCTGCACCTTCGCCGCCGTCTATCGCGCGCCGGTCGTGATGAACGTCGTCAACAACCAGTGGGCGATCTCCAGCTTTTCCGGTTTCGCGGGCGCGGAGGCGACGACCTTTGCCGCGCGGGCGATCGGCTATGGCCTTGCAGGCCTTCGGGTGGACGGCAATGACGCGCTGGCGGTCTATGCGGCCACGCAATGGGCGGCCGAGCGGGCGCGGACCAATCAGGGCGCGACGCTGATCGAGCATTTCACCTATCGCACCGAGGGGCACTCGACCTCCGACGATCCCACCCAGTATCGCTCGGCGGGCGAGCCGACCGCCTGGCCGCTGGGCGATCCGATCCGGCGGTTGAAGGATCATCTGATCGGCTTGGGCGAATGGGACGAGGACCGCCACGCGGCTCAGGACCGCGAAGTCGCCGAGCAAGTCCGCGCCGCGCAAAAGGCGGCCGAGGCGAACGGCATTCTCGGTCACGGCCTGCACCAGCCGCTCGACAGCATGTTCGACGGCGTGTTCGAGGAGATGCCCTGGCACCTTCGCGAGCAGCGCCAGCAGATGCTCGACGAGGAACGGGCGAGCGGACGGCCATGGGCGCGCAAGTGA
- a CDS encoding NAD(P)/FAD-dependent oxidoreductase: protein MIRLSELKLPLHHPDEALPAAICRRLRVTPRELVRFVVARRGHDARDKNNIQLVYSVDVNLKNEAAVLERFRRDRDVQRTPDTRYHLPSAPPPGAKRPVVIGAGPCGLFAALVLAQAGYRPIILERGKVVRERTQDTWGLWRRSVLNPESNVQYGEGGAGTFSDGKLYSRIKDPRHLNRKVLTEFVKAGAPPEILTEAHPHIGTFRLVTMVESIRATIEELGGEYRFSTRVDGLDVETDGSGERRVRGLHLNGGGYLEADHVVLAIGHSARDSFAMLQGAGVYVEAKPFSIGVRIEHPQGWIDRARFGHQAGNPILGAAEYHISHHCQNGRTVYSFCMCPGGTVVAATSEEGRVATNGMSQYSRNERNANSGFVVAIDPERDYPGDPLAGLALQRHWEERAYVAGGSNYKAPAQRVGDFLAKRPSTSLGSVTPSYRPGVTPTDLSECLPDFVVEAMREAIPVFGRQIAGYDHPDVVMTGVETRTSSPVRFTRGEDGHSLNTRGLFPAGEGAGYAGGILSAAVDGIKTAEAVAQSIATRP, encoded by the coding sequence ATGATCCGCCTCAGTGAATTGAAACTGCCTCTCCACCATCCGGACGAGGCCCTGCCCGCCGCCATCTGTCGCCGGTTGCGGGTGACGCCGCGCGAGCTGGTGCGCTTCGTCGTGGCGCGGCGCGGGCATGACGCGCGTGACAAGAACAATATCCAGTTGGTCTATTCGGTCGACGTCAACCTGAAGAACGAGGCCGCCGTGCTGGAGCGTTTCCGGCGCGACCGCGATGTGCAGCGGACGCCCGACACCCGCTATCACCTGCCCAGCGCGCCGCCGCCGGGTGCGAAGCGCCCCGTCGTCATCGGCGCGGGCCCCTGCGGCCTGTTCGCCGCCCTCGTGCTGGCGCAGGCCGGATATCGCCCCATCATCCTGGAGCGCGGCAAGGTGGTCCGCGAACGGACGCAGGACACCTGGGGCCTGTGGCGGCGCAGCGTGCTCAACCCCGAATCCAACGTCCAATATGGCGAAGGTGGGGCGGGCACCTTTTCGGACGGCAAGCTCTACAGCCGGATCAAGGACCCGCGTCACCTGAACCGCAAGGTGCTGACCGAGTTCGTCAAGGCGGGCGCCCCGCCGGAGATCCTGACCGAAGCGCATCCGCATATCGGCACCTTCCGCCTGGTCACCATGGTCGAGAGCATTCGCGCGACCATCGAGGAACTGGGCGGCGAATATCGTTTCTCCACGCGCGTCGACGGGCTGGACGTGGAAACCGACGGATCGGGCGAGCGGCGGGTACGCGGGCTTCACCTGAACGGCGGCGGCTATCTGGAAGCCGATCATGTCGTGCTCGCCATCGGCCACAGCGCGCGCGACAGCTTCGCGATGCTGCAAGGCGCGGGCGTGTATGTCGAGGCCAAGCCCTTTTCGATCGGCGTGCGCATCGAACATCCGCAAGGCTGGATCGACCGCGCACGCTTCGGGCATCAGGCGGGCAACCCGATCCTGGGCGCGGCGGAGTATCACATCTCGCACCACTGCCAGAACGGACGCACGGTCTACAGCTTCTGCATGTGCCCCGGCGGCACGGTGGTCGCCGCCACCTCCGAAGAGGGCCGCGTCGCCACCAACGGCATGAGCCAATATTCGCGCAACGAGCGCAACGCCAATTCGGGCTTCGTCGTCGCCATCGACCCGGAGCGCGACTATCCGGGCGACCCGCTGGCGGGGCTGGCGCTGCAACGCCATTGGGAGGAGCGCGCCTATGTCGCGGGCGGCTCCAACTACAAGGCCCCGGCGCAACGGGTCGGCGACTTCCTGGCGAAGCGTCCCTCGACCAGCCTGGGTTCGGTCACCCCCTCCTATCGCCCCGGCGTGACGCCGACCGACCTGTCCGAATGCCTGCCCGACTTCGTGGTCGAGGCGATGCGCGAGGCGATTCCGGTCTTCGGCCGCCAGATCGCCGGATACGATCACCCCGATGTGGTGATGACGGGGGTGGAGACGCGCACCTCCTCGCCCGTCCGCTTCACGCGGGGCGAGGACGGGCACAGCCTGAACACGCGCGGGCTGTTCCCCGCAGGCGAGGGCGCGGGCTATGCGGGCGGCATCCTGTCGGCGGCGGTCGACGGCATCAAGACCGCCGAGGCGGTCGCACAGAGCATCGCCACGCGCCCGTGA
- a CDS encoding sialate O-acetylesterase: MRKGQWRSGARGGVGLALAFGAVAAWPLMAEARPRILTPMSAHAVLQRDRPIVVEGLGDAGERVTVKLGDQSTDATADRQGRWRATLPAMAATATPLTLSATGRDGAADSMDDLLIGDVWLCSGQSNMEYPTKQALNGEGLVGGSANDRIRLLDIAHHVGLSADEMLEKRPVWAASAPESVRDFSAACYLMVKDLAAKANVPMGAIDSSWGGTKILPWIAGADARKLPGLSADADLLALYARDHAAGLRAFGDRWGDWWRKASGTKRGQEPWNAPDRLTWQLVPKFSPWEEWGVPALADYNGLVWFRQDFDLPAAPTGDGVIELAGIDELDTVWINGVVVGATFGWGDWRRYTVPRAALKKGRNEIVIGLGDTYGPGGMFGPGDKIRFTPAGGQPIPLGSGWRYSIYKANDQSYPRSPWESHAGLGTLYNGMIAPLGPIGLKGVAWYQGESDVGRADYGDRLAALMTGWRRQFGDANLPFLIVQLANFGAPPVKIEDSGWAALRETQRLAVLRDAHSALATTIDIGVRNDIHPADKNELAKRLVFAQTHLDAGDRANASGPMIASATRGQGEVVLRFAGVQGALHAWSGAAPIGFELCDASACRYASATVNGAEVRLAGATPGDVRVRYAWADAPVVNVYDEAPHPVVPFEMAISGQ, from the coding sequence ATGCGGAAGGGGCAATGGCGTTCGGGTGCTCGGGGCGGCGTGGGTCTGGCGCTCGCATTTGGCGCGGTGGCGGCATGGCCGCTCATGGCGGAGGCGCGGCCCCGCATCCTGACCCCGATGAGCGCGCATGCCGTCCTGCAACGCGACCGCCCGATCGTCGTCGAGGGGCTGGGCGATGCGGGCGAGCGCGTGACCGTCAAGCTGGGTGACCAAAGCACCGATGCCACGGCCGATCGCCAGGGCCGCTGGCGCGCGACGCTGCCCGCCATGGCGGCGACGGCGACCCCGCTGACCCTGAGCGCGACCGGCAGGGACGGCGCGGCGGACAGCATGGACGATCTGCTGATCGGCGATGTCTGGCTGTGTTCGGGCCAGTCCAACATGGAATATCCGACCAAGCAGGCGTTGAACGGCGAAGGGCTGGTCGGCGGTTCGGCCAATGACCGTATCCGGCTGCTCGATATCGCGCATCATGTCGGACTGTCCGCCGACGAAATGCTGGAGAAGCGTCCCGTCTGGGCGGCGTCGGCCCCCGAGAGCGTCCGCGATTTCTCGGCGGCCTGCTATCTGATGGTCAAGGACCTGGCCGCCAAGGCGAACGTGCCGATGGGCGCGATCGATTCGAGTTGGGGCGGGACCAAGATCCTGCCCTGGATCGCCGGGGCCGACGCGCGCAAGCTGCCGGGCCTGTCCGCCGATGCCGATCTGCTGGCGCTTTATGCCCGCGACCATGCGGCGGGGCTCCGCGCGTTCGGCGATCGCTGGGGTGACTGGTGGCGCAAGGCGAGCGGGACGAAGCGCGGGCAGGAGCCATGGAACGCGCCCGACCGCCTGACCTGGCAACTGGTGCCCAAATTCAGCCCCTGGGAGGAATGGGGCGTGCCTGCGCTTGCCGATTATAACGGGCTGGTCTGGTTCCGGCAGGACTTCGACCTTCCCGCCGCGCCGACCGGCGACGGGGTGATCGAACTGGCGGGGATCGACGAACTCGACACCGTGTGGATCAACGGCGTGGTGGTCGGGGCGACCTTCGGCTGGGGCGACTGGCGGCGCTACACCGTGCCGCGTGCGGCGTTGAAGAAGGGGCGCAACGAGATCGTCATCGGGCTGGGCGATACCTATGGTCCGGGCGGCATGTTCGGGCCCGGCGACAAGATCCGGTTCACGCCCGCCGGCGGCCAGCCGATCCCGCTCGGCTCCGGCTGGCGCTATTCCATCTACAAGGCGAACGACCAGAGTTATCCGCGCAGCCCTTGGGAAAGCCATGCGGGGCTCGGCACCCTCTATAACGGCATGATCGCACCGCTGGGGCCGATCGGGTTGAAGGGCGTCGCCTGGTATCAGGGCGAATCCGATGTGGGCCGTGCCGATTATGGCGACCGTCTGGCCGCGCTGATGACCGGGTGGCGGCGGCAGTTCGGGGATGCGAACCTGCCCTTCCTGATCGTGCAACTCGCCAATTTCGGCGCGCCGCCGGTCAAGATCGAGGATAGCGGCTGGGCGGCGCTGCGGGAGACGCAGCGGCTGGCGGTGCTGCGCGATGCGCATAGCGCGCTGGCGACGACGATCGATATCGGGGTGCGCAACGACATCCACCCGGCGGACAAGAACGAACTCGCCAAGCGGCTGGTCTTCGCGCAAACGCATCTGGACGCGGGGGACCGCGCCAATGCCTCGGGCCCGATGATCGCCTCTGCGACGCGGGGCCAGGGCGAGGTGGTGCTGCGCTTTGCGGGCGTGCAGGGGGCGCTCCATGCGTGGAGCGGGGCGGCACCGATCGGGTTCGAGTTGTGCGATGCGTCGGCCTGTCGCTACGCGAGTGCGACGGTGAACGGCGCGGAGGTGCGGTTGGCCGGTGCGACGCCGGGCGATGTCCGCGTCCGCTATGCCTGGGCCGATGCGCCGGTCGTCAATGTCTATGACGAGGCCCCGCATCCGGTGGTGCCGTTCGAGATGGCGATCAGCGGCCAGTAA
- a CDS encoding endonuclease/exonuclease/phosphatase family protein: MACSDRGGRVFEDGEMMKAWRNGRIVMALAAALLAPVAAIAQPLKVMTFNVRYASDEGPQRWAVRRPVLVELLRRAAPDLIGTQELLQRQGDDIVRALPAYRWFGRDRRGGHGDEHMGIFYRPDRLTLIGHGDFWLSDTPETVGSRSWGTDLPRMANWAVFETKGQKPQRFLFIDTHLAHREEDAEARDRSAKLILSRLPKLAKDLPVVLAGDMNARPDTAAYRTLATALSDAWTTAKRREGPEMTFHDFTGTPDRRIDYLFLRGFRADTVATDTYHQGKTYPSDHFPIQAIVSFEDDR; this comes from the coding sequence ATGGCCTGCTCCGATCGGGGCGGGCGGGTGTTTGAGGATGGCGAGATGATGAAAGCGTGGCGGAACGGGCGGATCGTGATGGCGCTGGCGGCGGCGCTGCTGGCCCCGGTGGCGGCCATCGCCCAGCCGCTGAAGGTCATGACGTTCAACGTCCGCTATGCCTCCGACGAGGGGCCGCAGCGCTGGGCAGTGCGGCGGCCCGTGCTGGTCGAACTGCTCCGCCGCGCCGCGCCCGATCTGATAGGCACGCAGGAACTGCTCCAGCGGCAGGGTGACGACATCGTGCGCGCGCTTCCCGCCTATCGCTGGTTCGGGCGCGACCGGCGTGGCGGGCATGGCGACGAGCATATGGGCATATTCTATCGTCCGGATCGCCTGACCCTGATCGGGCATGGCGACTTCTGGTTGTCCGATACACCCGAAACCGTCGGCAGCCGGAGCTGGGGCACCGACCTGCCGCGCATGGCGAACTGGGCGGTGTTCGAGACCAAGGGGCAAAAGCCCCAGCGCTTCCTGTTCATCGACACCCATCTGGCGCACCGGGAGGAGGATGCCGAGGCGCGGGACCGCTCGGCGAAGCTGATCCTGTCGCGCCTGCCCAAGCTGGCGAAGGACTTGCCGGTGGTGCTGGCCGGGGACATGAACGCGCGGCCCGACACCGCCGCCTATCGCACCCTGGCGACCGCGCTGAGCGATGCATGGACCACCGCCAAGCGGCGCGAGGGGCCGGAGATGACCTTTCACGACTTCACCGGCACGCCCGACCGGCGGATCGACTATCTGTTCCTGCGCGGGTTCAGGGCGGACACGGTCGCCACCGATACCTACCATCAGGGCAAGACCTATCCATCGGACCATTTCCCGATCCAGGCGATAGTGTCGTTCGAGGACGATCGCTGA
- a CDS encoding Fe2+-dependent dioxygenase has product MLIVLPDILDPAGVARVRSLIDAGAWADGNATSGPQAALAKRNDQLPEDSAAAIEAGRMVLDALGRSPLFVAAALPLKVYPPLFNRYAGGQAFDVHVDNAVRLKRGSDFRMRSDLSLTLFLEDAAAYDGGELVVEDLYGEQRVKLSAGSAVLYPASSLHRVEPVTRGTRVASFLWIQSMVRDDGERRILFDLDRAIQRVGADKGQGDRSVVELTGVYHNLLRRWADA; this is encoded by the coding sequence ATGTTGATCGTCCTCCCCGACATCCTCGATCCCGCCGGGGTCGCCCGGGTCCGCAGCCTCATCGATGCGGGCGCCTGGGCGGACGGCAACGCCACCTCCGGGCCACAGGCGGCGCTGGCGAAACGCAACGACCAGTTGCCCGAGGATTCGGCGGCGGCGATCGAGGCGGGGCGGATGGTCCTCGACGCGCTGGGCCGCTCGCCATTGTTCGTGGCGGCGGCCCTGCCGCTCAAAGTCTATCCGCCGCTGTTCAACCGCTATGCCGGGGGGCAGGCGTTCGACGTGCATGTCGACAATGCCGTCCGGTTGAAGCGGGGCAGCGACTTTCGGATGCGCTCCGACCTGTCGCTGACGCTCTTCCTGGAGGACGCGGCGGCCTATGACGGCGGCGAACTGGTGGTCGAGGATCTGTACGGCGAACAGCGGGTCAAGCTGTCGGCGGGCAGCGCGGTCCTCTATCCGGCCTCCAGCCTCCACCGGGTCGAGCCGGTGACACGCGGCACGCGGGTCGCCTCGTTCCTGTGGATCCAGTCGATGGTCCGCGACGATGGCGAGCGGCGCATCCTGTTCGACCTCGACCGCGCGATCCAGCGGGTCGGGGCGGACAAGGGGCAGGGCGACCGGTCGGTGGTCGAACTGACCGGGGTCTATCATAATTTGCTAAGGCGCTGGGCCGACGCCTGA
- a CDS encoding TonB-dependent siderophore receptor gives MSQTFIALSCVGFLATAPHVAAAETEGRADPSGVHAPATRAQDSTGQRDTVIVTGQRAATETLESPKATAPLLDTPQTITVVSEQTIRKQNLQTLRDVLQTIPGITFGAGEGGGGYGDSINLRGYSANNDITIDGVRDSAQYSRTDPFNLQQVEVYNGANSVFNGSGSVGGTINLVSKVPTPETLTIAQGSVGTDNYYRGAIDSNVRVSDLVAVRLNGAYHHNDVPGRDVEKMERWGIAPSVTIGITGPTSLTLAYVHQEDRNTPIYGIPYFDNGLVDGFVPGAKRSSYYGIANLDRQDTTVDRFTATFRHQIDEHWSVRNLTRWQQVTQYSVTSAPQGTFCLASTGLQPITATPGATVGAACPANVPAGSYLPSGPRGLVRDQQNQMLYDQLDLRHEAGSKGGFHNVLNVGVSGMLENYRITTASLLRNANGSAVSPLPLIDIANPNTNYTGPINYTITAQSRSETRNLAVYAFDTVELNRYFELNGGVRYETQDADFRALPLAVVPPGSTPLTALQARPQVSSERLFSWRVGGVFHPVENVSLYAGYGNAKTPSSSTVRLGCGVPASATAADPCAVAPETARNYEAGVKAGLFDRKLELTAAVFRNERTNYRVPSNDPALPAGLQVLDGRSRVDGIALGASGTITRAWTIFANYTYLDGKVLQSISNRDKAAGVADPQAGSQLIQTPKHSGSLFTTYKLPFGLEVGYGLTYQGSFATNAPVAANPVQFKVDDYLIHRTYLAYTIAQRWTMQLNVQNFTDEKYVTGVRNNINATTGVVTGGWAIPGDRRQATLSLFYNF, from the coding sequence ATGTCACAAACGTTCATCGCCCTGTCGTGCGTGGGCTTCCTGGCGACCGCACCGCATGTCGCCGCCGCCGAGACGGAGGGACGCGCCGATCCGTCGGGCGTCCATGCACCCGCGACGCGCGCCCAGGATTCGACCGGCCAGCGCGACACCGTCATCGTCACCGGCCAGCGTGCCGCCACCGAGACGCTGGAGAGCCCGAAGGCGACCGCGCCGCTGCTCGACACGCCGCAGACGATCACCGTGGTCAGCGAGCAGACCATCCGCAAACAGAATCTCCAGACGCTGCGCGACGTACTTCAGACGATTCCGGGCATCACCTTCGGCGCGGGCGAAGGCGGCGGCGGTTATGGCGACTCGATCAACCTGCGCGGCTATTCGGCGAACAACGACATCACCATCGACGGGGTTCGCGACAGCGCGCAATATAGCCGCACCGACCCGTTCAACCTGCAACAGGTCGAGGTCTATAACGGCGCGAACAGCGTCTTCAACGGATCGGGCTCCGTCGGCGGCACGATCAACCTCGTCTCCAAGGTGCCGACGCCCGAGACGCTGACGATCGCGCAGGGCTCGGTCGGCACCGACAATTATTATCGCGGCGCGATCGACAGCAATGTCCGCGTGTCGGATCTGGTCGCGGTGCGGCTGAACGGCGCCTATCACCATAACGACGTGCCCGGTCGCGACGTCGAGAAGATGGAGCGTTGGGGCATCGCCCCCTCCGTCACGATCGGCATCACCGGCCCTACCAGCCTGACGCTCGCCTATGTGCATCAGGAAGATCGCAACACGCCGATCTATGGCATTCCCTATTTCGACAACGGCCTGGTCGACGGCTTCGTGCCGGGGGCCAAGCGCAGCAGCTATTACGGCATCGCCAATCTCGACCGGCAGGATACGACGGTCGATCGCTTTACCGCGACCTTCCGCCACCAGATCGACGAGCATTGGAGCGTCCGCAACCTGACCCGCTGGCAGCAGGTGACCCAGTATAGCGTCACCTCCGCGCCGCAGGGCACCTTCTGCCTCGCCTCGACCGGGTTGCAGCCGATCACCGCGACGCCGGGGGCGACGGTGGGCGCGGCCTGTCCGGCGAACGTGCCGGCGGGCTCCTACCTGCCCTCGGGCCCGCGCGGGCTGGTGCGCGACCAGCAGAACCAGATGCTCTACGATCAGCTCGACCTGCGGCACGAAGCGGGCAGCAAGGGCGGGTTCCACAATGTGCTGAATGTCGGCGTGTCGGGGATGCTGGAAAATTACCGGATCACCACCGCCTCGTTGCTGCGCAATGCGAATGGCAGCGCGGTGTCGCCCCTGCCGCTGATCGACATCGCCAATCCCAACACCAACTATACCGGGCCGATCAACTATACGATCACCGCCCAGTCGCGCAGCGAGACGCGCAACCTGGCCGTCTATGCCTTCGACACCGTGGAGTTGAACCGCTATTTCGAGTTGAACGGCGGCGTCCGCTATGAAACCCAGGACGCCGATTTCCGCGCATTGCCGCTGGCGGTGGTGCCGCCGGGGTCGACCCCGCTGACCGCGCTTCAGGCACGTCCGCAGGTCAGCAGCGAGCGCCTGTTCTCCTGGCGGGTCGGCGGCGTGTTCCACCCGGTCGAGAATGTCAGCCTCTATGCGGGCTACGGCAATGCCAAGACGCCGTCCTCCTCGACCGTGCGGCTGGGCTGCGGCGTACCCGCCAGCGCGACGGCGGCGGACCCCTGCGCCGTCGCGCCTGAAACCGCCAGGAATTACGAGGCGGGGGTGAAGGCCGGACTGTTCGACCGCAAGCTGGAGCTGACGGCGGCGGTGTTCCGCAACGAGCGGACCAATTACCGTGTGCCCTCCAACGATCCCGCGCTGCCAGCGGGCCTCCAGGTGCTTGACGGTCGCAGCCGCGTCGACGGCATCGCGCTGGGCGCGTCGGGGACGATCACCCGGGCCTGGACGATCTTCGCCAACTATACCTATCTCGACGGAAAGGTGCTCCAGAGCATCTCCAACCGCGACAAGGCGGCGGGCGTCGCTGATCCGCAGGCGGGCAGCCAGTTGATCCAGACGCCCAAACATTCGGGCAGCCTGTTCACCACCTACAAACTGCCCTTCGGCCTGGAGGTCGGTTACGGCCTGACCTATCAGGGGTCGTTCGCGACCAATGCGCCGGTCGCGGCCAATCCGGTGCAGTTCAAGGTGGACGATTACCTCATCCACCGGACCTATCTGGCCTATACCATCGCGCAGCGCTGGACGATGCAGCTCAACGTCCAGAATTTCACCGACGAGAAATATGTCACGGGCGTGCGCAACAACATCAATGCGACGACCGGCGTCGTCACCGGCGGCTGGGCGATTCCCGGCGACCGGCGGCAGGCGACGCTGAGCCTGTTCTACAATTTCTGA